The following coding sequences lie in one Vibrio sp. BS-M-Sm-2 genomic window:
- the ycfP gene encoding alpha/beta hydrolase YcfP, with product MIIYLHGFDSTSPGNHEKILQLQFIDDDVRFINYSTLHPKHDMQHLLKEVHKVIEQSDDPHPIICGVGLGGFWSERIGFLCGIKQVIFNPNLQPENNMVGRIDRPEEYEDIATKCVEQYRMKNKGRCLVVLSREDEIHDNSKTAAALEDYYDVIWDDKESHKFKKISQHLQAMKAFKNA from the coding sequence ATGATTATCTATCTACATGGCTTCGACTCAACAAGCCCGGGCAATCACGAAAAAATACTGCAGTTGCAATTCATTGATGATGACGTTCGTTTCATCAACTACAGTACTTTGCATCCAAAACACGATATGCAACATTTGCTTAAAGAAGTGCATAAAGTGATAGAGCAATCCGACGATCCGCATCCAATTATTTGTGGTGTAGGCTTAGGTGGTTTTTGGTCTGAGCGCATTGGTTTCTTGTGTGGTATTAAGCAGGTGATTTTCAATCCAAACTTGCAACCTGAAAACAACATGGTAGGTCGAATTGACCGTCCTGAAGAGTACGAAGATATTGCGACCAAGTGTGTTGAGCAGTACCGTATGAAAAACAAAGGTCGCTGCCTAGTGGTGCTTTCTCGTGAAGACGAAATTCACGATAACTCCAAAACGGCTGCAGCGCTAGAAGATTACTACGACGTAATCTGGGACGATAAAGAGAGTCATAAATTCAAAAAGATCTCTCAACATCTTCAGGCAATGAAAGCATTTAAAAACGCTTAA
- the lpoB gene encoding penicillin-binding protein activator LpoB: MKKSVIALLGLAVILGGCSNKVSYGDAQAVETTTIDFGSTDLQTIAGEMVDSMMASGSVAYITREQRPIVFVERIKNKTSEHIDTESITDTISTKMLNSGKFRFVDMDRVESVREQLNFQNNDELVNQSSAIQFGKMVGAQYMLYGNLSSIVKKAGSDEDVYYKMTMRLMDLESGLIEWADETEIRKQQSKSLLGL; the protein is encoded by the coding sequence ATGAAAAAGAGTGTCATTGCGCTACTAGGTTTAGCGGTTATTTTAGGCGGTTGTTCGAACAAGGTAAGCTACGGTGATGCACAAGCAGTAGAAACCACGACAATCGATTTCGGTTCAACTGACCTTCAAACGATTGCGGGTGAAATGGTCGATAGCATGATGGCGTCTGGTTCAGTGGCTTACATTACTCGTGAACAGCGTCCAATCGTGTTTGTAGAGCGAATCAAGAACAAAACGAGTGAGCATATCGATACAGAGTCAATCACTGATACCATTAGTACTAAAATGCTGAACTCTGGTAAGTTCCGTTTTGTTGATATGGACCGTGTTGAGTCTGTTCGTGAGCAATTGAATTTCCAAAACAACGATGAGCTAGTGAACCAAAGCTCAGCTATTCAGTTCGGTAAAATGGTTGGCGCTCAGTACATGTTGTACGGCAATCTATCAAGCATCGTTAAGAAAGCGGGTAGCGATGAAGACGTATACTACAAAATGACCATGCGTCTAATGGATCTTGAGTCTGGCTTGATTGAATGGGCTGACGAGACCGAAATCCGTAAGCAACAATCTAAGAGCCTACTGGGTCTTTAA
- a CDS encoding DUF1887 family protein codes for MAVHVGIIDQDPIRLLTPLLDNRTVSTHIVFIGDKNQVSMYKRLDSVLQKRDITSEFFEIPTIVNTSVIKESIQTLAEDLKARGQEVKLNASCGLRHRLLSVYEVFRTYHWPIFVVEPNSDKLCWLYPNGKEDAQVQDRITIDDYLTVFGARGEFSDVQLSPQLDQKLYELGERWASNALELGPGLATLNYLATTCRKEQKLDVELSEKQQGYRELNMLLSDLVEAKIATYNNGILTFTNEDARRFSNGEWLETLVHSTVKQIQDDMPTIQDRSLNVQVYRQLGEREVRNELDVASVVNNKLHIIECKTKGMRDDGDDTLYKLESLRDLLGGLQARAMLVSFRPLRHNDITRAEDLGLALIGPDELKDLKTHLTAWFTAAGGNEDLEY; via the coding sequence ATGGCTGTTCATGTTGGCATTATCGATCAAGACCCCATTCGCTTGCTCACCCCTTTACTTGATAACCGAACGGTCAGCACTCATATCGTGTTTATCGGCGACAAAAATCAAGTCAGTATGTACAAACGTTTAGACAGCGTTTTGCAGAAGCGCGACATTACCAGTGAGTTTTTCGAAATTCCGACCATCGTAAATACGTCCGTCATTAAAGAATCTATCCAAACCCTTGCCGAAGACCTGAAAGCACGCGGTCAAGAAGTGAAACTCAACGCGAGTTGTGGCCTTCGTCATCGTCTACTTTCCGTCTACGAAGTATTCCGTACTTATCACTGGCCAATCTTTGTTGTCGAACCAAACAGTGACAAGCTGTGCTGGTTGTATCCAAATGGCAAAGAAGACGCACAAGTTCAAGACCGCATTACTATCGACGACTACCTAACGGTATTTGGTGCTCGTGGTGAATTCAGCGATGTACAACTATCGCCGCAACTTGATCAGAAGCTTTATGAGTTAGGTGAGCGCTGGGCAAGTAACGCACTCGAATTAGGCCCTGGCCTTGCGACATTGAACTACCTTGCAACGACCTGTCGTAAAGAACAGAAGCTTGATGTTGAGCTCTCTGAGAAGCAACAAGGCTATCGCGAACTGAACATGCTGCTGAGCGATTTGGTTGAAGCTAAGATTGCGACTTACAACAATGGTATTTTAACCTTTACCAATGAAGACGCGCGACGCTTCTCAAACGGTGAATGGCTTGAAACATTAGTTCACAGCACAGTTAAGCAGATCCAAGATGACATGCCGACCATTCAAGACCGTTCTTTGAATGTTCAGGTGTACCGTCAACTCGGTGAGCGTGAGGTTCGAAACGAGCTTGATGTTGCATCTGTGGTGAACAATAAGCTGCACATCATCGAATGTAAGACCAAAGGCATGCGTGACGATGGTGATGACACCTTATACAAATTAGAATCGCTGAGAGACCTGCTAGGTGGCCTACAAGCACGTGCAATGTTGGTGAGCTTCCGCCCTCTTCGCCATAACGATATCACTCGAGCAGAAGATCTTGGTCTTGCACTGATTGGCCCTGACGAACTAAAAGACCTTAAAACACACCTAACGGCATGGTTTACAGCTGCTGGCGGTAATGAAGATCTAGAGTACTAA
- a CDS encoding YcfL family protein, translating into MKKWLVSLAAVMALAGCADNTAGVRVDSLTQNVFFGDKVLGSRLQVEDIRTDLVDGHTRGIVRLNSNYKGDQHILYRFYWYDDAGLEVNLKQGPWKQAIVRGFESISLSEVSVNPKATQFRVQFREQ; encoded by the coding sequence ATGAAAAAGTGGTTAGTGAGCTTAGCAGCGGTGATGGCTCTGGCTGGTTGTGCAGATAATACAGCTGGTGTAAGGGTCGATAGCCTGACTCAGAACGTTTTCTTTGGTGACAAGGTATTGGGCAGCCGTTTACAGGTTGAAGATATCCGCACTGATCTGGTCGACGGTCATACGCGAGGAATCGTTCGTTTAAACAGTAACTATAAGGGCGATCAACATATCCTTTATCGTTTTTACTGGTACGACGATGCCGGGCTTGAGGTCAACCTAAAGCAAGGCCCTTGGAAGCAAGCGATTGTTCGTGGTTTTGAAAGTATTTCGTTGTCGGAAGTGTCGGTAAACCCGAAAGCGACTCAGTTCAGAGTCCAGTTCCGAGAGCAGTAA
- the hinT gene encoding purine nucleoside phosphoramidase — protein MAEETIFSKIINKEIPADLLYQDDLVTAFRDINPRAPSHILIIPNKLIPTTNDVEVEDEAMMGRMFTVARKLAKEEGIAEDGYRLIVNCNSHGGQEVYHIHMHLVGGRPLGPLLMS, from the coding sequence ATGGCTGAAGAAACCATTTTTAGTAAGATCATCAATAAAGAAATTCCAGCAGATTTATTATACCAAGACGATTTAGTAACGGCCTTTCGTGATATTAACCCTCGCGCGCCAAGCCATATCCTAATTATTCCTAATAAGCTGATTCCAACAACTAACGATGTTGAAGTAGAAGATGAAGCGATGATGGGGCGTATGTTTACCGTTGCACGCAAGTTAGCAAAAGAAGAAGGCATCGCAGAAGATGGCTATCGTCTTATCGTGAACTGTAACTCTCACGGTGGCCAAGAGGTTTACCATATTCACATGCACTTGGTTGGTGGCCGTCCACTTGGTCCCCTATTAATGAGCTAG
- a CDS encoding methyl-accepting chemotaxis protein: MKGSVIKRMYAGFALIIIMFAVTITIMMNSMNQIHSNFESVSETSLPLVALSNQTSVQLLSADKSFKDFLTTQNAERMSAMRTEFAASQNSFSEVLGNLEAASQDNVSLTERIAQLRAMEERYFAEADEAMNNYVAMFEAQEQVQKASRDFQRLHSELTVGMKEYVADQKSISVKVMAKSYFIKLQDAEVITSDALASSDVAFVQKAVNQNKKAVTHLNYAYRGLSTQLPALKNVFDESVQKFTKDVGQKGGVLDKHNNYLQAKQALYVNIANLAVEVDQAMAVLDSFNVTAEEQLNSSLADASSIYDKGLFNAITIGIIVTVFAAAIGYHIAHSVREPLTRILGTLEGLTQGDMTQRIDIRYDNEFSRVSRHINTLADNLHNILVKLNDASDDLTKTASVNQKTSSETQAQLNSQREQTATVATAMTEMSHSVQEVANSAQSSLTMVQQVESASESGRQIMNTNISTINQLEVRLTESVGAVGELQQMSSQIGSILDVIRGIAEQTNLLALNAAIEAARAGEQGRGFAVVADEVRVLAQKTTQSTSEIETMISNLQSSSKTASNVIESCMSDMDMSVQQASSANSAMEEIQALILEISHMSTHISQAAAEQSETSGDIARNIEDINHIADKSYQAMSSIAEASQNLTILANQQGDLVHQFKL; encoded by the coding sequence ATGAAGGGATCTGTGATCAAGCGTATGTACGCTGGTTTCGCACTGATCATCATCATGTTCGCAGTCACGATAACCATCATGATGAACAGCATGAATCAGATACACAGCAATTTTGAGAGTGTCTCAGAAACCTCATTACCACTTGTCGCGCTTTCAAATCAAACAAGTGTTCAATTGCTTTCTGCTGATAAGTCATTCAAAGATTTCTTAACCACACAAAACGCTGAACGCATGTCTGCAATGCGTACAGAGTTTGCTGCATCACAAAACTCGTTTTCTGAAGTGCTAGGTAACTTAGAAGCAGCGAGCCAAGACAATGTTTCGCTCACCGAACGTATCGCGCAATTAAGAGCGATGGAAGAGCGCTACTTCGCCGAAGCAGACGAAGCGATGAACAACTACGTCGCAATGTTTGAAGCACAAGAGCAGGTACAAAAAGCCTCTCGTGACTTCCAACGTCTACATTCAGAATTAACTGTTGGCATGAAAGAGTACGTTGCTGATCAAAAAAGCATCTCTGTAAAAGTGATGGCAAAGAGCTACTTCATTAAACTGCAAGACGCAGAAGTCATTACCTCTGATGCGCTTGCTAGCTCTGATGTTGCCTTCGTTCAGAAAGCCGTTAACCAAAACAAAAAGGCCGTTACTCACCTTAACTACGCTTATCGCGGTCTATCCACACAGCTACCGGCGCTTAAAAATGTCTTCGATGAGTCGGTTCAGAAATTCACCAAAGACGTTGGCCAGAAAGGTGGCGTACTAGACAAACACAACAACTACCTACAAGCCAAGCAAGCACTGTACGTGAACATCGCCAACCTAGCCGTAGAAGTTGACCAAGCGATGGCTGTTTTAGACTCATTCAACGTGACCGCTGAAGAGCAACTCAACTCGTCGTTAGCTGACGCAAGCAGCATCTACGACAAAGGCCTATTCAACGCGATCACAATTGGCATCATTGTGACCGTATTCGCTGCAGCGATTGGTTACCACATTGCACATAGTGTAAGAGAACCACTAACTCGCATTCTCGGGACATTAGAAGGCCTGACTCAAGGCGATATGACTCAACGTATCGATATTCGATACGACAACGAATTCAGCCGTGTGAGTCGTCACATCAATACCTTGGCTGACAATTTGCACAATATTCTCGTGAAGCTAAATGACGCTTCAGATGACCTAACCAAGACCGCAAGCGTAAACCAGAAGACTTCTTCTGAAACGCAAGCTCAGCTGAACAGCCAACGTGAACAAACCGCTACCGTTGCGACCGCAATGACAGAGATGTCTCATTCTGTACAAGAAGTGGCAAACAGCGCGCAAAGCTCACTAACTATGGTTCAACAAGTAGAATCGGCTTCTGAATCTGGTCGTCAGATCATGAACACCAACATTAGCACCATTAATCAGCTTGAGGTTCGCCTTACTGAATCAGTGGGTGCGGTGGGCGAGCTACAGCAAATGAGTAGTCAGATTGGTTCAATCCTTGACGTTATTCGTGGCATTGCTGAACAGACCAACTTACTTGCACTCAATGCGGCAATCGAAGCAGCGCGTGCTGGCGAACAAGGTCGTGGCTTTGCAGTTGTTGCCGATGAAGTACGAGTGCTAGCGCAAAAAACTACCCAATCAACCTCTGAAATCGAGACCATGATCAGCAATCTGCAGTCAAGTTCGAAAACCGCAAGCAACGTAATTGAAAGTTGTATGAGCGATATGGACATGTCGGTTCAACAAGCTTCAAGTGCAAACAGTGCGATGGAAGAGATCCAAGCCTTGATTCTAGAGATCAGCCACATGAGCACGCACATCTCTCAAGCAGCCGCAGAGCAGAGTGAAACGTCTGGTGATATCGCACGTAATATCGAAGACATCAACCACATCGCAGATAAGAGTTACCAAGCGATGTCTTCAATTGCGGAAGCAAGCCAAAACCTAACAATTCTGGCAAATCAGCAAGGTGATTTAGTACATCAGTTCAAACTATAG
- a CDS encoding NAD(P)/FAD-dependent oxidoreductase: MTKIIVVGGGAGGLELATKLGRTLGRKKRAQITLVDRKASHLWKPLLHEVATGSLDEGVDALSYRAHAKNHYFDFQMGSLNDIDRDRKVIALSELTDEHGELLMPSRELEYDILVMALGSTSNDFNTPGVRDNCIFLDSPEQAHRFRTEMNNQFLKLHAKNGQGTVDIAIVGAGATGVELSAELHNAVKELRTYGFGDLDSSKLNVNLVEAGERILPALPPRISSAAHSELTKLGVNVRTNTMVTQADADGLTTKDGDKIPAQIMVWAAGIKAPDFMKDIGGLETNRINQLVVKNTLQTTLDNNIFAIGDLAQCTQADGSFVPPRAQAAHQMASCAFSNIIAKLNGRDLKDYIYKDKGSLVSLSRFSTVGSLMGNLTKGSMMVEGRIARVVYISLYRMHQMALHGLIKTSLMMLVGRINRVLRPNLKLH, encoded by the coding sequence GTGACAAAAATTATCGTAGTAGGCGGCGGTGCTGGTGGTTTAGAACTAGCAACTAAGCTAGGCCGCACTTTAGGTCGTAAGAAACGTGCCCAGATCACTCTGGTAGACCGTAAAGCAAGCCACCTATGGAAACCATTACTTCATGAAGTAGCAACTGGCTCACTGGATGAAGGTGTTGATGCATTAAGCTACCGCGCGCACGCAAAAAACCATTACTTCGATTTCCAAATGGGCAGCCTGAACGATATCGATCGTGATCGTAAAGTGATTGCATTGAGTGAGTTGACCGACGAGCACGGTGAACTGCTGATGCCAAGCCGTGAACTTGAATACGATATTCTTGTTATGGCGCTAGGTTCAACGTCGAACGACTTCAACACTCCAGGTGTTCGTGACAACTGTATTTTCCTTGATAGCCCAGAACAAGCGCACCGTTTCCGTACTGAAATGAACAACCAGTTCTTAAAGCTTCATGCTAAGAACGGTCAAGGTACGGTAGACATCGCGATTGTTGGTGCAGGTGCGACAGGTGTTGAGCTTTCTGCAGAGCTACACAACGCAGTTAAAGAGCTTCGCACCTACGGCTTCGGTGATCTAGATTCAAGCAAGCTGAATGTTAACCTTGTTGAAGCAGGTGAGCGTATTCTTCCAGCGCTACCTCCTCGAATTTCAAGCGCTGCACATTCTGAGCTAACAAAGCTTGGTGTGAACGTTCGTACTAATACTATGGTGACTCAAGCTGATGCTGATGGTCTAACAACCAAAGACGGTGATAAGATCCCTGCTCAAATCATGGTATGGGCGGCAGGTATTAAAGCGCCGGACTTCATGAAAGATATCGGTGGTCTTGAGACTAACCGTATCAACCAACTGGTTGTGAAAAATACGCTGCAAACGACACTGGATAACAACATTTTTGCTATCGGTGACTTGGCACAATGTACCCAAGCTGATGGTTCATTTGTACCACCACGTGCACAAGCGGCTCACCAAATGGCAAGTTGTGCATTCAGCAACATCATTGCTAAGTTGAATGGTCGTGACCTGAAAGACTACATCTACAAAGACAAAGGCTCGCTGGTTTCACTAAGCCGTTTCTCTACAGTAGGTAGCTTGATGGGTAACCTGACCAAAGGTTCGATGATGGTTGAAGGTCGTATTGCTCGTGTGGTTTACATCTCTTTGTACCGCATGCACCAGATGGCGCTTCACGGCTTAATCAAAACATCACTGATGATGTTGGTTGGTCGTATTAACCGTGTACTTCGTCCAAACCTAAAGCTTCACTAA
- a CDS encoding phosphotransferase — MAIFSWSEAKLLDTSLSSLDGYFSEPPARAQTLTGGLTNRCWKLVAADGTAYVWRPTTPITKAFFISRHEEFQVLSAIERLGIGPSPIVVNEQGLLVEWIAGETLYEDLELDDLLKTLISVHLVNTARLPLQPFSFTARVDHYWLQLDAIHKTEICTKIYQEWRVAPSVTNVDLSLCHFDLGGYNLVRNSDGIKIIDWEYAALADPRLDLTLTIAVTGVQATEAVEKYCQLRGIHDVQPWLDGVEAWLPRSQMMAMLWYLLAHQLWGDESYLQEAEALSHTLCS; from the coding sequence ATGGCAATTTTTTCTTGGTCTGAGGCTAAGCTTCTTGATACCAGTTTGAGTTCGCTTGATGGTTACTTTTCTGAGCCTCCAGCCAGAGCGCAGACACTAACTGGTGGATTGACCAATCGATGTTGGAAGCTAGTAGCTGCCGATGGCACTGCTTACGTTTGGCGGCCAACCACACCTATCACCAAAGCGTTCTTCATCTCTCGTCATGAAGAGTTTCAAGTGCTGTCTGCAATTGAGCGTCTTGGCATCGGTCCAAGCCCTATCGTGGTCAATGAGCAGGGGCTACTGGTTGAGTGGATCGCTGGTGAGACGCTTTACGAAGATCTAGAACTCGATGACCTGTTGAAAACGTTGATCTCTGTACATCTGGTTAATACTGCGCGATTACCACTGCAACCATTCAGTTTCACAGCGCGAGTCGACCACTATTGGCTGCAGCTTGATGCTATTCATAAGACCGAAATCTGCACTAAGATTTATCAAGAGTGGCGCGTGGCCCCGAGTGTTACCAATGTCGACCTGTCTTTGTGCCATTTTGATTTAGGTGGTTATAACCTAGTGAGAAACAGTGACGGTATTAAGATTATCGACTGGGAATACGCCGCGCTAGCCGACCCTAGGCTCGACTTAACCCTGACCATTGCGGTTACTGGAGTGCAGGCCACTGAAGCGGTTGAGAAGTACTGCCAGCTGCGAGGCATCCATGATGTTCAACCTTGGCTCGATGGTGTAGAAGCATGGTTACCGAGAAGCCAAATGATGGCAATGCTTTGGTATTTACTTGCTCATCAGCTTTGGGGCGATGAAAGTTATTTGCAGGAAGCAGAGGCTCTAAGTCACACTTTATGTAGCTAG
- a CDS encoding COG3014 family protein: MKQQFRFASIALLSALTAGCASMSAGSLFSHYSAQNKAIYQAVKSGDYSKAQQDLPDYTAGDILDNFERGRINLLDQKYPESKSSFEVADQAVTEQQRKAVISISDSATSVGALAVNDNITEYVPADYELGFLHLYLGLNYLKKNDLEGAVIEMRRANQVQEQAKKQREAELDRAANDAKKQGLSANVGSILSNYPDAGKKLQSVQNAYLMFLSGLLYEASNDLNSAYVDYRRALAVMPNNQEIIDRTMATAARLGMRQDLATLEKRYKQSSKLGAGEGRVIVLQEQSAVQAMDSWRLDLPVYDSRDQGAIYSLALPYYPSQNVERFSALRISGQPLQEHLITDVNAMAQNDLSERMTSIVIRQALRVVAKDRIRKEATKGDDVGNILFNVWNTLTEQPDTRSWQSLPAEIKSSTFVANNGQYTLEAGAKTYDFDIREGQTTLVWISRQGNNATMWHKQLGRL, encoded by the coding sequence GTGAAGCAACAGTTTAGATTCGCTTCCATTGCCCTGTTATCAGCGTTGACCGCGGGTTGTGCGAGTATGTCTGCAGGAAGCCTGTTCAGTCATTACAGTGCGCAAAACAAAGCGATCTACCAAGCCGTTAAGTCTGGAGATTATTCAAAGGCTCAGCAAGATCTACCAGATTACACGGCAGGCGACATCCTTGATAATTTTGAAAGAGGCAGAATTAATCTGCTGGATCAAAAATACCCTGAGAGTAAGTCTTCGTTTGAAGTGGCTGATCAAGCAGTAACCGAGCAGCAACGAAAAGCGGTGATCTCAATCTCAGACAGCGCAACCAGTGTTGGTGCGTTGGCAGTGAATGACAATATTACCGAGTATGTGCCAGCCGATTATGAGTTGGGCTTTCTTCATCTATATCTCGGATTAAATTACCTTAAGAAAAATGATTTAGAAGGTGCGGTGATCGAAATGCGTCGCGCCAATCAAGTTCAAGAACAAGCAAAGAAGCAACGTGAAGCCGAGTTAGATCGCGCAGCCAACGATGCGAAGAAGCAGGGTTTGTCTGCCAATGTGGGTAGCATCCTTTCTAATTATCCTGATGCGGGTAAAAAACTGCAGTCGGTACAAAATGCGTATCTGATGTTCTTGTCTGGTCTGCTTTATGAAGCTTCGAATGATCTAAACAGCGCTTATGTTGACTATCGTCGTGCTTTGGCTGTGATGCCAAACAACCAAGAAATTATAGATAGAACCATGGCAACAGCCGCTCGTTTAGGGATGAGACAAGATTTAGCGACATTGGAAAAGCGTTACAAGCAATCATCTAAGCTTGGTGCAGGTGAAGGGCGAGTAATTGTTCTCCAAGAGCAGAGCGCTGTGCAAGCTATGGACAGTTGGCGACTAGATTTACCTGTTTATGACAGTCGCGATCAGGGAGCAATATACTCTCTTGCGCTGCCATATTACCCAAGCCAAAACGTAGAGCGTTTTTCTGCGTTGCGAATCAGTGGGCAACCGCTACAAGAGCATTTGATCACTGACGTAAATGCAATGGCGCAGAATGATTTATCCGAGCGTATGACGAGCATTGTTATTCGCCAAGCGCTACGCGTAGTCGCGAAAGATCGCATTCGTAAAGAAGCCACCAAAGGCGATGATGTCGGCAATATTTTGTTCAACGTGTGGAACACACTGACAGAGCAACCAGACACACGTAGTTGGCAATCATTACCTGCAGAGATTAAGAGCAGCACGTTTGTAGCAAACAACGGTCAATATACGTTGGAAGCGGGCGCTAAAACATATGACTTTGATATTCGAGAAGGGCAAACCACCTTGGTGTGGATTTCTCGACAAGGAAACAACGCAACAATGTGGCATAAACAGCTAGGGAGGCTGTAA